One region of Microcoleus sp. FACHB-68 genomic DNA includes:
- a CDS encoding ABC transporter permease — protein MNQNPESIRDFLRSKKLNPTVFWQLAEDIPKPLNTALLITSIGVPLLLWWLVTTFGNIDPKFLPSPAQVLEAFGRLWKTRELLKDTVASLWRVGVGFIFAAVFSIPIGVLMGSFASIRALLEPLFGLMRYMPAPAFIPLLILYQGIGEEPKITLIFIGVFFFNTLMVMDTVKFVSKDLIEATYMLGGSRLQALLQVIFPHVLPGILDACRINLAAAWQLVIVSELIAASEGLGRRISVAGRFLKTDEIFVGLIVIGVIGLTFDLLFQYFLRVSCKWASQQR, from the coding sequence ATGAATCAAAATCCTGAATCGATTCGAGACTTTCTCCGATCTAAAAAACTCAATCCCACTGTTTTCTGGCAACTCGCTGAAGACATTCCCAAACCGCTCAATACGGCATTACTGATTACCTCGATTGGAGTTCCCCTACTGCTGTGGTGGTTGGTGACTACCTTTGGGAATATCGATCCTAAATTTTTACCCTCGCCAGCTCAAGTTCTTGAAGCATTTGGCCGGCTGTGGAAGACTCGCGAACTGCTTAAGGATACCGTCGCAAGTCTGTGGCGCGTTGGTGTCGGGTTTATTTTTGCGGCAGTTTTTTCCATCCCCATTGGGGTATTGATGGGCAGCTTTGCCAGTATTCGCGCCTTACTAGAACCGCTGTTCGGGTTAATGCGTTATATGCCGGCACCTGCCTTTATTCCGCTGTTAATTCTCTACCAAGGCATTGGAGAAGAACCGAAAATTACTCTAATTTTTATTGGTGTGTTTTTCTTTAACACCCTGATGGTGATGGATACTGTAAAATTCGTATCCAAAGATTTAATTGAAGCTACTTATATGTTAGGAGGAAGCCGTTTACAAGCCCTGCTTCAGGTGATTTTTCCCCATGTATTGCCGGGAATTCTTGATGCCTGTCGCATTAACTTAGCAGCCGCTTGGCAGTTAGTCATTGTCTCAGAACTTATTGCCGCATCAGAAGGGTTAGGTCGGCGAATCAGCGTGGCCGGTCGATTTCTTAAAACTGATGAAATTTTTGTGGGATTGATTGTAATTGGAGTAATTGGGTTGACATTTGATCTGTTGTTTCAATACTTTTTGAGAGTTTCTTGTAAGTGGGCAAGTCAACAACGATAG
- a CDS encoding ABC transporter substrate-binding protein yields MRVRSPLSFCILFLVTLTFVVGCVNPAIYIKTTTETETASSVSAGSVRLGFSAWPGWFPWQVAQQQGIFQANTVPVDLKWFDGYLESISTLTAGQIDANSQTLGDTVNSVSGGADQVIVLVNDNSTGNDKVIVSEAINSIADLKGKKVAAEEGTVDHFLLLLGLKKAGLSPQDIQFIPLETGKAAAAFVAGQVDATAVFAPFTTQALKRSGSKELFSSKDFTGAISDHLVFTRKFVDEHPDRVQALVDSWFATLEYMEANPEKSYEIMAQRAGVSVDEYKQYADGTRIFTIEENLTAFQPGNDLTSLQFAAQEMSKFLREVGLASNNPDISRLFDDRFVKAYAEKFKKS; encoded by the coding sequence ATGAGAGTGCGATCACCTCTATCTTTCTGTATCCTTTTTCTTGTCACGCTGACGTTCGTTGTCGGTTGCGTTAACCCGGCAATCTACATCAAAACAACTACCGAAACCGAAACGGCATCCTCAGTAAGTGCCGGCAGCGTCCGTTTAGGATTCAGCGCATGGCCCGGTTGGTTTCCTTGGCAAGTCGCCCAACAGCAAGGAATTTTTCAGGCAAACACCGTTCCAGTCGATTTGAAATGGTTTGATGGGTATTTGGAATCGATCAGTACGCTGACAGCCGGCCAAATTGATGCAAATAGCCAAACCCTGGGAGATACGGTTAACTCTGTATCCGGTGGCGCAGACCAAGTGATTGTGCTGGTTAACGATAACTCCACCGGCAATGATAAAGTGATTGTCAGCGAGGCCATTAACTCAATTGCTGACTTAAAAGGAAAAAAAGTCGCCGCAGAAGAAGGCACAGTTGATCACTTTCTGCTGTTGTTAGGGCTAAAGAAAGCCGGTTTATCACCTCAAGACATTCAGTTTATTCCCCTAGAAACAGGTAAAGCAGCCGCAGCCTTTGTAGCAGGACAAGTCGATGCAACAGCGGTGTTTGCTCCTTTTACCACTCAAGCATTGAAGCGTTCGGGTAGCAAAGAACTATTTAGTTCCAAAGATTTTACCGGCGCAATTTCCGATCATCTCGTCTTCACCCGTAAATTTGTCGATGAACATCCTGATCGCGTTCAAGCATTAGTTGATTCTTGGTTTGCCACCTTGGAATATATGGAGGCAAATCCAGAGAAATCTTATGAAATTATGGCGCAACGAGCAGGAGTATCTGTTGACGAATATAAACAGTATGCGGATGGCACTCGGATTTTCACAATTGAGGAAAATTTAACAGCTTTTCAACCGGGTAACGATTTGACTTCCTTACAATTTGCCGCCCAGGAAATGAGCAAATTTCTTAGGGAAGTAGGACTCGCAAGCAATAATCCAGATATCAGCCGGCTGTTTGATGATCGCTTTGTCAAAGCCTACGCAGAGAAATTTAAAAAATCCTAA
- a CDS encoding ABC transporter ATP-binding protein yields MYLQIKNLHKHFDTKNGSLVVLKDINMTIKRGEFICAVGASGSGKSTLLRQIAGLDMPTSGEVTIDGESVTGPGPDRGMIFQHYTLYPWMTVQENAEFGLKLQGVPKKMRREQASYYLNVVGLTNFAKTLPKELSGGMKQRVAIARALVAEPKVLLMDEPFGSLDIHTKESMHEFMLDLWQRTNITIFMITHDVEEAVFLANRIYALGTRPGTVRKEMTIKLPERSYNVKRHSIFHDYRDELMDLLRRHGQEALVAA; encoded by the coding sequence ATGTATTTGCAAATCAAAAATCTGCACAAGCATTTTGATACTAAAAATGGCTCGTTAGTTGTCCTTAAGGACATTAACATGACGATTAAGCGGGGTGAATTTATCTGCGCTGTGGGCGCGTCGGGATCGGGTAAGTCTACTTTGCTGCGACAAATTGCCGGCCTTGATATGCCCACATCTGGCGAAGTCACAATTGATGGAGAGTCGGTGACTGGGCCTGGGCCTGACCGGGGTATGATATTTCAGCATTACACACTTTATCCTTGGATGACTGTGCAGGAAAATGCTGAGTTTGGACTCAAGCTGCAAGGTGTGCCGAAGAAGATGCGGCGTGAGCAAGCAAGCTATTACTTAAATGTCGTAGGATTGACTAATTTTGCCAAGACATTACCGAAAGAATTATCAGGTGGGATGAAGCAACGCGTGGCAATTGCGCGGGCGTTGGTTGCGGAACCCAAAGTGTTGTTAATGGATGAACCTTTTGGTTCCTTGGATATTCATACGAAAGAGTCGATGCACGAATTTATGTTAGACCTTTGGCAGCGCACAAATATCACAATCTTTATGATTACCCACGATGTGGAAGAAGCGGTTTTCCTTGCAAATCGTATCTATGCTTTGGGAACTCGTCCTGGGACAGTCAGAAAAGAAATGACGATCAAATTACCTGAACGCAGCTATAACGTTAAACGCCATTCTATATTCCACGACTACCGGGATGAACTCATGGATCTGTTACGCCGGCATGGACAAGAAGCTTTAGTTGCAGCTTAA